From Cherax quadricarinatus isolate ZL_2023a chromosome 56, ASM3850222v1, whole genome shotgun sequence, a single genomic window includes:
- the LOC128700796 gene encoding uncharacterized protein, translating to MEGMVCAVCSMMYKRGSHEPLILPCGYSFCRSCVVNFIATGELLCLSCKKFHRNVNVERLLINYSLLSFMSSFKEIMYDLCGKHGDELRYWCVQCRVELCGVCLYSEHPNNHPVQLAMTYVKEKKSELKDYIKSRIDKIGDEKAEIKSKFYNSCQKMRMQCLRGTQLYDLERNTKGLLTEIEKISKVRCMLVFEEKVKIIDTESEFKYLSVLSGSDSKVEVNKEHAGSNGVEVGGGPGAVEAGAATAVEAGTTLAVEAGASLAVMTLRVVAATKNNADIAISQQLQPQRGRRVMMVTRSSKRMCKSQSVCSGRCNNSSSTKEGLCSCVSAVTSTLPQHGTHQTVECHHAQLDYRDGKLLLHSLAKSVGNHLFLKMPSEVFLELSVDGRCLGRAYIQLLPCLRRAQQFLLLCLGSLGPSYIGSSIRTVKNEFQDKEYIAVDYYVDQNKGKLKENLLTHLESGDYYKEPVKAGTLAVLIARRTMNTCASVNQTSDTAGFIICTRGEPGGQFRYPIGEVSSGLEVVQAAAGHASTTEVIITDCGLVIPDLTT from the exons ATGGAGGGCATGGTATGTGCAGTGTGCTCAATGATGTACAAGAGAGGGAGTCATGAGCCACTGATCTTGCCCTGTGGCTATAGCTTTTGTCGCAGCTGTGTAGTGAATTTTATCGCTACTGGTGAATTACTCTGTCTGTCTTGCAAGAAATTCCACAGAAATGttaatgttgagagactgttgatCAACTATTCATTGCTGAGTTTCATGTCATCCTTCAAGGAAATTATG TATGATTTGTGCGGTAAGCATGGTGATGAGCTGAGGTACTGGTGTGTTCAGTGTCGAGTGGAGCTCTGCGGTGTCTGCCTCTACTCTGAACATCCAAATAACCATCCGGTGCAGTTGGCCATGACTTATGTCAAAGAGAAGAAATCAGAACTGAAAGATTACATCAAATCAAGAATAGATAAAATAGGGGATGAGAAAGCGGAAATCAAGAGCAAGTTTTACAACAGTTGCCAGAAGATGAGGATGCAGTGCCTGAGAGGTACTCAGCTTTATGATCTTGAGAGAAATACCAAGGGTCTTTTAACAGAAATTGAAAAGATTTCCAAGGTCAGGTGTATGCTGGTTTTTGAAGAAAAAGTAAAGATTATTGATACAGAATCAGAATTTAAATATTTGTCTGTGTTGTCTGGAAGTGACTCAAAAGTTGAGGTCAACAAAGAACATGCAGGTTCAAACGGAGTAGAAgttggaggaggaccaggagctgtAGAAGCAGGAGCAGCCACAGCTGTAGAAGCAGGAACAACCTTAGCTGTAGAAGCAGGAGCATCCTTAGCAGTAATGACATTAAGagtggtagcagcaacaaaaAATAATGCTGACATAGCCATTTCCCAGCAGCTACAGCCACAGAGGGGACGAAGAGTGATGATGGTTACTCGTTCCAGCAAGCGTATGTGCAAGAGTCAGAGCGTGTGTAGTGGcagatgcaacaacagcagcagcacaaaggAAGGCTTGTGCAGCTGTGTTTCAGCTGTAACATCAACCTTACCCCAGCATGGCACCCATCAGACTGTCGAGTGTCACCATGCCCAACTGGACTATCGGGATGGTAAACTTTTGCTGCACTCACTCGCTAAGAGTGTTGGCAatcacctcttcttaaag ATGCCATCAGAGGTTTTCCTAGAGCTGAGTGTTGATGGTCGTTGTCTGGGTCGGGCTTATATCCAGCTGTTGCCCTGCTTGCGTCGTGCACAGCAATTCCTGCTGCTCTGCCTTGGCTCTCTGGGACCATCATACATTGGCAGTTCCATAAGAACTGTTAAAAATGAATTTCAAGACAAGGAATATATTGCAGTTGATTACTATGTTGATCAAAATAAAGGCAAACTAAAAGAAAATTTATTAACTCATCTGGAGTCTGGCGATTATTACAAAGAACCAGTAAAAGCAGGAACACTGGCAGTATTGATTGCCAGACGTACTATGAACACGTGTGCCAGTGTGAATCAGACGTCTGATACAGCTGGTTTTATCATCTGCACCAGAGGTGAACCAGGAGGACAGTTCCGGTACCCCATTGGTGAGGTTTCCTCAGGGCTGGAAGTGGTCCAAGCTGCTGCAGGTCATGCTTCCACCACTGAGGTCATCATCACTGACTGTGGCCTTGTCATCCCTGATCTCACAACCTAA